Genomic segment of Salvia splendens isolate huo1 chromosome 12, SspV2, whole genome shotgun sequence:
AACAACCCCTCAAGGATGAATAATGATTGatcttaacaaaaaaaaatctttctTACTATATGTGTTCAAACCTCATCAAAAAGCAGTGAAGCCACCACTCCATCTAATTCTCCAAATGACTACTTTAATCAAAATCACAAgaccttttttttctctccacaaTCTAATAATCAAACATTCAAACATCTCCTCTTTGATAATCCGAATGAAAGCAAGAACTATCAGTAAAAGCACATACTTGCATAAGATCGAGAATCAAGTGTTTCAAAAGTCGATATGCTCAACTCAATTTAACACCAAACAGAAAGGGGAAATGAACAAAAAACTACCCCAAAACAACCCAAGTTTAGAACAGAAACTAAAAATTCTGGAAATTGGGGAAATTTGAGCTAAAGCTGGAGATGAATAAAAGAAACAACACTaaacagaaaaaataaataaataaaaaaatgaaggaaCCTGGATGTTCATGGCCTTCTTGTTGGCCTCGAGTTGACTTCCGGCACCTGAACCAAACACGCAGGTTTTAGTATATCCATCTAATTACCCCTTCCGATCATCCAATACGTatcaaaaaaaaacagaaattcagaaataaAATGGAATATATACCCTTAGCGCCTTTCATTTTCTCCAGATTCTTTTCCCGAGCCATTTTCGTTTTCTGCGCATTGCCTCCTCCCATCGcttctctctctacgtttcttctCCCCTCGGAAAAGCCCTAAATTCTGGAAATTGGAAACCCTAATTGAATGACAGAAATGTATAGCGATAGATGAGCGAGATTATGAGCAAAATTAAAGGGGTTGATTTTtggtaaataaaaaatgaatggtttgttgattttaaaattatttcaagAGAATACAATTAATTAACGTAATAACGTGTATGAAATAATTTACagtataaattatttatgatttatcacaatttaattaatttaaatttattgcaTCAACATTTACTGTACATATCATTATATCAATAATCGATGTGTAGACCATATTAAGTGGAGTATTAACCAATTTGCACATTTAACATAAAAATCTCTTTATTTGTATAACATATCACATatgtattatataatataaGCATTCCATGTGTGAGAGTGAGACCATTTCAAGTTTTTCGACACACTCAATAAACAAGACGATCTCTACTAAGACGGCAAgagatataattttattttatgtgttaataGGAAGAATTAAGTAAGaaaaataagattaaaaaaatgtttatatttttaataataaattattttaattaggacaaataaaaaggaaatgagAATAGTTTCAATACATGTTTTGCCGAATATAATGTGGATGTATATGGATAAGCTTCATAGCATACGCATAAACACGTCAACTTAATCATTATTGCATTCAACAATAAACAACCCACATCCATAAATGAATCCAAAAAGTCAttgttttatacttttattcaattaaatatgtTTGAATTGTTTTATAAAGTTTTAACAGTTATCTAGCATGAATTAAATTGAACTAACAGTTGCATGTTGTGACGCAActataaattttattcaatcTTATCTATATATGTTTCCCAACCAATATTAAATGGTAGACGAGTAATTTGATTATTTGTGGCTGTTATTTTTGTGTGATTATTTTTATGTGACTGTTATTTTCTCGTGATTGTTTGATGTCTTTGTTAATACTATTTTTTAGACGTTTGGCTTACTATAGTTATTTAATCTTGAGCATATTTGTGTGTTAAAATGTagattattttgaattttttcccCTCATTAAACTCTATTACGAATTAAGAAATGAAATATGTGACGTTACTTCTTTCCCCATTAAAagataaatttacataaattgtACATACAAAATACCCTTCAAATTTAAATAGGATAAgactaatttaatttgattttggaaGCATCATTAATTACATATATCTATGACTAATTTAACCCTATTTGTAATTGTAGGAGACTATAAAaattttcttattaatttatattgtttaaAAAATGCTACTATgtaattgaatttattattaaaaatattcacctttattaaaatatttataataaaattttagatAGAATAATCATTCATAGTATTCTAATGAAAtagttttttattcattttatttaaaatatttaaaataaaattttagataAAACAATCATTCATAGGAAAAAAAATGGGCAAGatactcttttatttgaaaattctCTTTTATTAtgtcatatatattttttaaaccattagtattttactattaattTCAGGTTTTAATTTCTCAAGTATTAGTACATATTGTTTGATCTTCAAAACGGAAAAATCATTAGTCTACAAGTATAAGAAAAAACATGCCATTTAAATttctttaatattatatttctttgtataatttgttttatattttattttttgctagagtctactatttttttattttatatagagtaatatatatacattgataatattttaatatgataATTTTATGTAATTAAGAAATTATAATCATTGAATGATATTATGTGGATGTATGACATTActataaatattattagtaatatAATACAGGTCTCGATGATGGCAAATTGTTGGATTCAAGCACATATAATGCAATCTTCTAATGTATAGCATAAATTGATATGataatgaaaatttgaaattatatgataaatcactatattttcaatattttaattactgaattattttaatattaatttcattattatttttgtagtgCGTTAAAAAATACTATCATAATAGGGATAGTCCGATGATAGCAACATGAGGGCACCCAACATGTAACATGTCCTTTTGTATGTATAACTACCAATTTATTGATACACTATGTTAAAATTATACAATAAACCCCTATAAATTTTAGACttgtattataaaattattttataattaatagtattttgtTATACTTTATAGTGCAtcaaatgataatataagaGGTAATTGGATGATAGAAGGTCGTCGCACTCAACGTCCACCTATGTCAGTGACACATTATTCAAGTgtattactaattaattaatattttcaaaacataTACTTAGATAATTACATCTTCATTCATATAATTTCAACAATAGTATGAATAATCATGTATTGATCTTTCTTTGTATATTTCTCCATGtgctatactatatataaaatacttgaAATAACAAGCTTCAAATTATATTCCAAGTCACAAAAATTAAAGCAGttgaaagaaataaaatcaaatacaatGTACATGAGAGATCCacattaaaattatataaattaattaatttttagaatataaggataatttgaataaatttatgaaaaattagTTTATACTCCTTAATTGTTTTGTGGAGTAAAAAACGTTAAGTGGTTGACGGAAAGGGAAAGAAATATAGTGTACTAgcaaaattaatatacaaacaattttataatataatttaatattatattctttttaaatgtcatatttaatttaataaattttaatttaattattaatatattcactataatttttttattttgttctctttTTACTTCTTTTAACTTGTCTccgtattttttttgttagagctagaaaaaaaatgatgttaaaatatttgtttgaatttctgaaattaaaacaattttgtttaaatttctGAATATAAAACATACAGTATTtgttagaaaaaaatataagtatttTCCTTTTGAGTTTTAGTTGAAAGTATTATTATTCattctttaattaatattaaggGTTATAATgtaaattaaagtaaaattaaaataggtAAGTTCCTTAATTTTTGTATATGatagaaaatgacaaaaataccctccttttgtatatacaattttgttaatttatcactactctTAAATTAATAGCCTAACAGGGAATAAAGATTTGCATAATCTACAACTAGATCCATAAGAATATTTATTGTAGTTGgtagaaaaaatatatttaaataaacatAGAATACTAGTGTTTAGGATTTGATAATTGTGTGACTCAAAAGTTAATTATTTAGCTAATTGTGTAATTAGTAGTTATGACCTATTGTTTTATCAACACATAATCAATTAGCATGCATTGCTGCCTAAGTTAATAAGAATCACTTGCATTAGaagattaaaatataaaaaataaaacgtGAACTATGCTGACAAATATAGAGAAAATAGAGGTTAATAGATGATTAAAATTTGTTCATGGACTTAGGACTCAATTTTTGACACAATAGaattcaaaaaattataatatcaatAATGAGTTTAAGTGCTTTTCGTAATTAATTGGATGTTTCTCTACGCACCTCTATTGTGGGTAGTTgcattaataatataatatattcaaTTATTTGTTGAGCATCAAAGAAAATAGACACAATCGggagtagggatgtcaatttagcctgCAACCTGTGTGCTGGCctgaatagcccgccaaatttatagggtttgggctgaaaatttttagccagataaaattacagcccgattagcccgccccgattaacccgcaactcGTTAGGGcaagacccgaaaacccgatgggctgacccggaaacccgataaaatttctattgttctatttgtttgactctaattcgacattcattgattattttataatatagatta
This window contains:
- the LOC121759712 gene encoding uncharacterized protein At2g23090; this encodes MGGGNAQKTKMAREKNLEKMKGAKGAGSQLEANKKAMNIQCKVCMQTFICTTSEVKCKEHAEAKHPKADLFTCFPHLKK